A window of the Salvelinus fontinalis isolate EN_2023a chromosome 14, ASM2944872v1, whole genome shotgun sequence genome harbors these coding sequences:
- the LOC129810643 gene encoding transcription factor E2-alpha-like isoform X9, translating to MNEQQQQRMTAVGTQDKELNDLLDFSAMFAPPVANGKNRPTTLASSQFGGSALDERNGSGSWGPGEQNSPPFNQGRGYGDGSHYNEHEGLSSPFLSSGIGGKNERIPYSSFGGQPGFLPSDIAMPSPDAMSPSGLKSTSQFYPGSYPNNPRRRPPDGQLDTQPKKIRKPPGLPSSVYASSSGDEYTRDNGGYPGTKPGSVYPGSFYMQGNYLQEGLHPSSDPWASSGPLGQSGYSAMLGNSPHIGQPGSFSAINPQDRMKRQPLPLSPQNYPLHGSEVNGSLPPGFHSGSGSYNHTPSINGADGIMANRGATAGSSGDEIGKALASIYPSDHNSNNFSSTPSTPVGSPQGIAGAASQWPRPSGQSALSPNYEGQLHALQNKMEDRLEEAIHVLRSHAVQGPPGLGGGAHSDMHSLLSAVSSAHNGGLGGLSQAFSNAGLALSNRHPAMGGNHHEEPTGLPPSSTLLHGHHASGPPQSTGQPDGFTSLPGSVARSTHSSSGSDIKREDKEDEENSSIADKSEDEKKETKRIRARKEALTLQILSGLSGLSDPGDDPEDEDDEDLPPEVKVEREKERRVANNARERLRVRDINEAFKELGRMCQLHLSNDKPQTKLLILHQAVNVILNLEQQVRGNAVLL from the exons ctctGGATGAGCGCAATGGCTCTGGATCCTGGGGCCCAGGAGAACAGAACAGCCCCCCCTTCAACCAGGGAAGG GGCTACGGAGATGGCTCCCACTACAATGAGCACGAGGGCCTGTCATCCCCCTTCCTCAGCTCAGGAATCGGAG GTAAAAATGAGAGGATACCATACTCTTCCTTTGGTGGCCAG CCCGGCTTCCTACCCAGTGACATCGCCATGCCCAGTCCAGATGCCATGTCCCCCTCTGGGCTAAAGTCTACCTCTCAGTTCTACCCCGGATCGTACCCCAACAACCCCAGGAGGAGGCCTCCCGATGGCCAGCTAG acACCCAACCCAAGAAGATCCGCAAGCCCCCTGGCCTGCCGTCCTCG GTGTATGCCTCTTCCTCTGGGGATGAATATACACGTGACAACGGAGGATATCCTGGCACCAAACCTGGCTCTGTCTACCCAGGCTCTTTCTACATGCAAGGTAACTACTTGCAAG aggGACTCCACCCCTCCTCTGACCCCTGGGCCTCCTCAGGACCTCTGGGTCAGTCTGGCTACTCTGCCATGCTGGGGAACTCCCCCCACATTGGCCAGCCAGGCTCCTTCTCTGCCATCAACCCACAGGACAGGATG AAGCGTCAAcccctacctctgtccccacAGAACTACCCTCTCCATGGCAGTGAGGTGAATGGCAGCCTCCCACCCGGCTTCCACTCTGGCTCTGGGAGCTACAACCACACGCCCTCCATTAACGGAGCAGACGGCATCATGG CCAACAGAGGCGCCACTGCAGGGAGCTCAGGGGATGAGATTGGGAAGGCTCTCGCATCG ATCTACCCCTCGGACCACAACAGTAACAACTTCTCCTCCACACCCTCCACCCCAGTGGGCTCGCCCCAGGGAATTGCAG GAGCTGCATCTCAATGGCCAAGACCTTCAGGGCAGTCTGCCCTGTCACCCAACTACGAAGGGCAACTGCACGCCCTG CAGAACAAAATGGAGGACCGTCTGGAAGAGGCCATCCACGTGCTGCGTAGCCACGCTGTCCAGGGCCCGCCCGGCTTGGGGGGAGGAGCCCACTCTGACATGCACAGCCTGCTGAGCGCTGTGTCCTCTGCACACAACGGTGGCCTGGGAGGCCTCTCTCAGGCCTTCTCCAACGCTGGCCTAGCCCTCAGCAACAGACACCCTGCCATG GGAGGAAACCATCACGAGGAGCCCACAGGCCTTCCTCCCAGCAGTACCCTGCTGCACGGTCACCACGCCTCCGGACCCCCTCAGTCCACTGGACAACCCGACGGCTTCACCA GTCTGCCAGGAAGCGTGGCCCGCTCCACACACTCGTCCAGTGGCTCGGACATCAAGAGAGAGGACAAGGAGGACGAAGAGAACTCCTCCATCGCTGACAAGTCTGAGGACGAGAAGAAGGAAACCAAACGCATCAGAGCAAG AAAGGAGGCGCTGACCCTCCAGatcctctctggcctctcaggccTGTCAGACCCGGGAGATGA TCCAGAGGATGAGGATGACGAGGACCTTCCTCCTGAGGTAAAGGTAGAGCGTGAGAAAGAGCGGCGAGTGGCCAACAACGCCCGCGAGCGGCTGCGAGTGCGAGACATCAACGAGGCTTTCAAGGAGCTGGGCCGCATGTGCCAGCTGCACCTCAGCAACGACAAACCTCAGACCAAGCTGCTCATCCTGCATCAAGCCGTCAACGTCATTCTCAACCTGGAGCAGCAAGTCAGAGGTAACGCAGTGCTACTGTGA
- the LOC129810643 gene encoding transcription factor E2-alpha-like isoform X6, whose amino-acid sequence MNEQQQQRMTAVGTQDKELNDLLDFSAMFAPPVANGKNRPTTLASSQFGGSALDERNGSGSWGPGEQNSPPFNQGRGYGDGSHYNEHEGLSSPFLSSGIGGKNERIPYSSFGGQPGFLPSDIAMPSPDAMSPSGLKSTSQFYPGSYPNNPRRRPPDGQLDTQPKKIRKPPGLPSSVYASSSGDEYTRDNGGYPGTKPGSVYPGSFYMQEGLHPSSDPWASSGPLGQSGYSAMLGNSPHIGQPGSFSAINPQDRMNYPLHGSEVNGSLPPGFHSGSGSYNHTPSINGADGIMANRGATAGSSGDEIGKALASIYPSDHNSNNFSSTPSTPVGSPQGIAGAASQWPRPSGQSALSPNYEGQLHALQNKMEDRLEEAIHVLRSHAVQGPPGLGGGAHSDMHSLLSAVSSAHNGGLGGLSQAFSNAGLALSNRHPAMGGNHHEEPTGLPPSSTLLHGHHASGPPQSTGQPDGFTSLPGSVARSTHSSSGSDIKREDKEDEENSSIADKSEDEKKETKRIRARKEALTLQILSGLSGLSDPGDDPEDEDDEDLPPEVKVEREKERRVANNARERLRVRDINEAFKELGRMCQLHLSNDKPQTKLLILHQAVNVILNLEQQVRERNLNPKAACLKRREEEKVSGVVGDSPMQLSGGHPGMGGDGHNPVSHM is encoded by the exons ctctGGATGAGCGCAATGGCTCTGGATCCTGGGGCCCAGGAGAACAGAACAGCCCCCCCTTCAACCAGGGAAGG GGCTACGGAGATGGCTCCCACTACAATGAGCACGAGGGCCTGTCATCCCCCTTCCTCAGCTCAGGAATCGGAG GTAAAAATGAGAGGATACCATACTCTTCCTTTGGTGGCCAG CCCGGCTTCCTACCCAGTGACATCGCCATGCCCAGTCCAGATGCCATGTCCCCCTCTGGGCTAAAGTCTACCTCTCAGTTCTACCCCGGATCGTACCCCAACAACCCCAGGAGGAGGCCTCCCGATGGCCAGCTAG acACCCAACCCAAGAAGATCCGCAAGCCCCCTGGCCTGCCGTCCTCG GTGTATGCCTCTTCCTCTGGGGATGAATATACACGTGACAACGGAGGATATCCTGGCACCAAACCTGGCTCTGTCTACCCAGGCTCTTTCTACATGCAAG aggGACTCCACCCCTCCTCTGACCCCTGGGCCTCCTCAGGACCTCTGGGTCAGTCTGGCTACTCTGCCATGCTGGGGAACTCCCCCCACATTGGCCAGCCAGGCTCCTTCTCTGCCATCAACCCACAGGACAGGATG AACTACCCTCTCCATGGCAGTGAGGTGAATGGCAGCCTCCCACCCGGCTTCCACTCTGGCTCTGGGAGCTACAACCACACGCCCTCCATTAACGGAGCAGACGGCATCATGG CCAACAGAGGCGCCACTGCAGGGAGCTCAGGGGATGAGATTGGGAAGGCTCTCGCATCG ATCTACCCCTCGGACCACAACAGTAACAACTTCTCCTCCACACCCTCCACCCCAGTGGGCTCGCCCCAGGGAATTGCAG GAGCTGCATCTCAATGGCCAAGACCTTCAGGGCAGTCTGCCCTGTCACCCAACTACGAAGGGCAACTGCACGCCCTG CAGAACAAAATGGAGGACCGTCTGGAAGAGGCCATCCACGTGCTGCGTAGCCACGCTGTCCAGGGCCCGCCCGGCTTGGGGGGAGGAGCCCACTCTGACATGCACAGCCTGCTGAGCGCTGTGTCCTCTGCACACAACGGTGGCCTGGGAGGCCTCTCTCAGGCCTTCTCCAACGCTGGCCTAGCCCTCAGCAACAGACACCCTGCCATG GGAGGAAACCATCACGAGGAGCCCACAGGCCTTCCTCCCAGCAGTACCCTGCTGCACGGTCACCACGCCTCCGGACCCCCTCAGTCCACTGGACAACCCGACGGCTTCACCA GTCTGCCAGGAAGCGTGGCCCGCTCCACACACTCGTCCAGTGGCTCGGACATCAAGAGAGAGGACAAGGAGGACGAAGAGAACTCCTCCATCGCTGACAAGTCTGAGGACGAGAAGAAGGAAACCAAACGCATCAGAGCAAG AAAGGAGGCGCTGACCCTCCAGatcctctctggcctctcaggccTGTCAGACCCGGGAGATGA TCCAGAGGATGAGGATGACGAGGACCTTCCTCCTGAGGTAAAGGTAGAGCGTGAGAAAGAGCGGCGAGTGGCCAACAACGCCCGCGAGCGGCTGCGAGTGCGAGACATCAACGAGGCTTTCAAGGAGCTGGGCCGCATGTGCCAGCTGCACCTCAGCAACGACAAACCTCAGACCAAGCTGCTCATCCTGCATCAAGCCGTCAACGTCATTCTCAACCTGGAGCAGCAAGTCAGAG AACGCAACCTGAACCCTAAAGCAGCGTGTCTGAAGCGGCgggaggaggagaaggtgtcCGGGGTGGTGGGGGACTCCCCCATGCAGCTCTCAGGAGGCCACCCCGGCATGGGGGGAGACGGCCATAACCCAGTCAGTCATATGTAA
- the LOC129810643 gene encoding transcription factor E2-alpha-like isoform X7, which translates to MNEQQQQRMTAVGTQDKELNDLLDFSAMFAPPVANGKNRPTTLASSQFGGSALDERNGSGSWGPGEQNSPPFNQGRGYGDGSHYNEHEGLSSPFLSSGIGGKNERIPYSSFGGQPGFLPSDIAMPSPDAMSPSGLKSTSQFYPGSYPNNPRRRPPDGQLDTQPKKIRKPPGLPSSVYASSSGDEYTRDNGGYPGTKPGSVYPGSFYMQGNYLQEGLHPSSDPWASSGPLGQSGYSAMLGNSPHIGQPGSFSAINPQDRMKRQPLPLSPQNYPLHGSEVNGSLPPGFHSGSGSYNHTPSINGADGIMANRGATAGSSGDEIGKALASIYPSDHNSNNFSSTPSTPVGSPQGIAGAASQWPRPSGQSALSPNYEGQLHALQNKMEDRLEEAIHVLRSHAVQGPPGLGGGAHSDMHSLLSAVSSAHNGGLGGLSQAFSNAGLALSNRHPAMGGNHHEEPTGLPPSSTLLHGHHASGPPQSTGQPDGFTSLPGSVARSTHSSSGSDIKREDKEDEENSSIADKSEDEKKETKRIRASPEDEDDEDLPPEVKVEREKERRVANNARERLRVRDINEAFKELGRMCQLHLSNDKPQTKLLILHQAVNVILNLEQQVRERNLNPKAACLKRREEEKVSGVVGDSPMQLSGGHPGMGGDGHNPVSHM; encoded by the exons ctctGGATGAGCGCAATGGCTCTGGATCCTGGGGCCCAGGAGAACAGAACAGCCCCCCCTTCAACCAGGGAAGG GGCTACGGAGATGGCTCCCACTACAATGAGCACGAGGGCCTGTCATCCCCCTTCCTCAGCTCAGGAATCGGAG GTAAAAATGAGAGGATACCATACTCTTCCTTTGGTGGCCAG CCCGGCTTCCTACCCAGTGACATCGCCATGCCCAGTCCAGATGCCATGTCCCCCTCTGGGCTAAAGTCTACCTCTCAGTTCTACCCCGGATCGTACCCCAACAACCCCAGGAGGAGGCCTCCCGATGGCCAGCTAG acACCCAACCCAAGAAGATCCGCAAGCCCCCTGGCCTGCCGTCCTCG GTGTATGCCTCTTCCTCTGGGGATGAATATACACGTGACAACGGAGGATATCCTGGCACCAAACCTGGCTCTGTCTACCCAGGCTCTTTCTACATGCAAGGTAACTACTTGCAAG aggGACTCCACCCCTCCTCTGACCCCTGGGCCTCCTCAGGACCTCTGGGTCAGTCTGGCTACTCTGCCATGCTGGGGAACTCCCCCCACATTGGCCAGCCAGGCTCCTTCTCTGCCATCAACCCACAGGACAGGATG AAGCGTCAAcccctacctctgtccccacAGAACTACCCTCTCCATGGCAGTGAGGTGAATGGCAGCCTCCCACCCGGCTTCCACTCTGGCTCTGGGAGCTACAACCACACGCCCTCCATTAACGGAGCAGACGGCATCATGG CCAACAGAGGCGCCACTGCAGGGAGCTCAGGGGATGAGATTGGGAAGGCTCTCGCATCG ATCTACCCCTCGGACCACAACAGTAACAACTTCTCCTCCACACCCTCCACCCCAGTGGGCTCGCCCCAGGGAATTGCAG GAGCTGCATCTCAATGGCCAAGACCTTCAGGGCAGTCTGCCCTGTCACCCAACTACGAAGGGCAACTGCACGCCCTG CAGAACAAAATGGAGGACCGTCTGGAAGAGGCCATCCACGTGCTGCGTAGCCACGCTGTCCAGGGCCCGCCCGGCTTGGGGGGAGGAGCCCACTCTGACATGCACAGCCTGCTGAGCGCTGTGTCCTCTGCACACAACGGTGGCCTGGGAGGCCTCTCTCAGGCCTTCTCCAACGCTGGCCTAGCCCTCAGCAACAGACACCCTGCCATG GGAGGAAACCATCACGAGGAGCCCACAGGCCTTCCTCCCAGCAGTACCCTGCTGCACGGTCACCACGCCTCCGGACCCCCTCAGTCCACTGGACAACCCGACGGCTTCACCA GTCTGCCAGGAAGCGTGGCCCGCTCCACACACTCGTCCAGTGGCTCGGACATCAAGAGAGAGGACAAGGAGGACGAAGAGAACTCCTCCATCGCTGACAAGTCTGAGGACGAGAAGAAGGAAACCAAACGCATCAGAGCAAG TCCAGAGGATGAGGATGACGAGGACCTTCCTCCTGAGGTAAAGGTAGAGCGTGAGAAAGAGCGGCGAGTGGCCAACAACGCCCGCGAGCGGCTGCGAGTGCGAGACATCAACGAGGCTTTCAAGGAGCTGGGCCGCATGTGCCAGCTGCACCTCAGCAACGACAAACCTCAGACCAAGCTGCTCATCCTGCATCAAGCCGTCAACGTCATTCTCAACCTGGAGCAGCAAGTCAGAG AACGCAACCTGAACCCTAAAGCAGCGTGTCTGAAGCGGCgggaggaggagaaggtgtcCGGGGTGGTGGGGGACTCCCCCATGCAGCTCTCAGGAGGCCACCCCGGCATGGGGGGAGACGGCCATAACCCAGTCAGTCATATGTAA
- the LOC129810643 gene encoding transcription factor E2-alpha-like isoform X8 → MFAPPVANGKNRPTTLASSQFGGSALDERNGSGSWGPGEQNSPPFNQGRGYGDGSHYNEHEGLSSPFLSSGIGGKNERIPYSSFGGQPGFLPSDIAMPSPDAMSPSGLKSTSQFYPGSYPNNPRRRPPDGQLDTQPKKIRKPPGLPSSVYASSSGDEYTRDNGGYPGTKPGSVYPGSFYMQGNYLQEGLHPSSDPWASSGPLGQSGYSAMLGNSPHIGQPGSFSAINPQDRMKRQPLPLSPQNYPLHGSEVNGSLPPGFHSGSGSYNHTPSINGADGIMANRGATAGSSGDEIGKALASIYPSDHNSNNFSSTPSTPVGSPQGIAGAASQWPRPSGQSALSPNYEGQLHALQNKMEDRLEEAIHVLRSHAVQGPPGLGGGAHSDMHSLLSAVSSAHNGGLGGLSQAFSNAGLALSNRHPAMGGNHHEEPTGLPPSSTLLHGHHASGPPQSTGQPDGFTSLPGSVARSTHSSSGSDIKREDKEDEENSSIADKSEDEKKETKRIRARKEALTLQILSGLSGLSDPGDDPEDEDDEDLPPEVKVEREKERRVANNARERLRVRDINEAFKELGRMCQLHLSNDKPQTKLLILHQAVNVILNLEQQVRERNLNPKAACLKRREEEKVSGVVGDSPMQLSGGHPGMGGDGHNPVSHM, encoded by the exons ctctGGATGAGCGCAATGGCTCTGGATCCTGGGGCCCAGGAGAACAGAACAGCCCCCCCTTCAACCAGGGAAGG GGCTACGGAGATGGCTCCCACTACAATGAGCACGAGGGCCTGTCATCCCCCTTCCTCAGCTCAGGAATCGGAG GTAAAAATGAGAGGATACCATACTCTTCCTTTGGTGGCCAG CCCGGCTTCCTACCCAGTGACATCGCCATGCCCAGTCCAGATGCCATGTCCCCCTCTGGGCTAAAGTCTACCTCTCAGTTCTACCCCGGATCGTACCCCAACAACCCCAGGAGGAGGCCTCCCGATGGCCAGCTAG acACCCAACCCAAGAAGATCCGCAAGCCCCCTGGCCTGCCGTCCTCG GTGTATGCCTCTTCCTCTGGGGATGAATATACACGTGACAACGGAGGATATCCTGGCACCAAACCTGGCTCTGTCTACCCAGGCTCTTTCTACATGCAAGGTAACTACTTGCAAG aggGACTCCACCCCTCCTCTGACCCCTGGGCCTCCTCAGGACCTCTGGGTCAGTCTGGCTACTCTGCCATGCTGGGGAACTCCCCCCACATTGGCCAGCCAGGCTCCTTCTCTGCCATCAACCCACAGGACAGGATG AAGCGTCAAcccctacctctgtccccacAGAACTACCCTCTCCATGGCAGTGAGGTGAATGGCAGCCTCCCACCCGGCTTCCACTCTGGCTCTGGGAGCTACAACCACACGCCCTCCATTAACGGAGCAGACGGCATCATGG CCAACAGAGGCGCCACTGCAGGGAGCTCAGGGGATGAGATTGGGAAGGCTCTCGCATCG ATCTACCCCTCGGACCACAACAGTAACAACTTCTCCTCCACACCCTCCACCCCAGTGGGCTCGCCCCAGGGAATTGCAG GAGCTGCATCTCAATGGCCAAGACCTTCAGGGCAGTCTGCCCTGTCACCCAACTACGAAGGGCAACTGCACGCCCTG CAGAACAAAATGGAGGACCGTCTGGAAGAGGCCATCCACGTGCTGCGTAGCCACGCTGTCCAGGGCCCGCCCGGCTTGGGGGGAGGAGCCCACTCTGACATGCACAGCCTGCTGAGCGCTGTGTCCTCTGCACACAACGGTGGCCTGGGAGGCCTCTCTCAGGCCTTCTCCAACGCTGGCCTAGCCCTCAGCAACAGACACCCTGCCATG GGAGGAAACCATCACGAGGAGCCCACAGGCCTTCCTCCCAGCAGTACCCTGCTGCACGGTCACCACGCCTCCGGACCCCCTCAGTCCACTGGACAACCCGACGGCTTCACCA GTCTGCCAGGAAGCGTGGCCCGCTCCACACACTCGTCCAGTGGCTCGGACATCAAGAGAGAGGACAAGGAGGACGAAGAGAACTCCTCCATCGCTGACAAGTCTGAGGACGAGAAGAAGGAAACCAAACGCATCAGAGCAAG AAAGGAGGCGCTGACCCTCCAGatcctctctggcctctcaggccTGTCAGACCCGGGAGATGA TCCAGAGGATGAGGATGACGAGGACCTTCCTCCTGAGGTAAAGGTAGAGCGTGAGAAAGAGCGGCGAGTGGCCAACAACGCCCGCGAGCGGCTGCGAGTGCGAGACATCAACGAGGCTTTCAAGGAGCTGGGCCGCATGTGCCAGCTGCACCTCAGCAACGACAAACCTCAGACCAAGCTGCTCATCCTGCATCAAGCCGTCAACGTCATTCTCAACCTGGAGCAGCAAGTCAGAG AACGCAACCTGAACCCTAAAGCAGCGTGTCTGAAGCGGCgggaggaggagaaggtgtcCGGGGTGGTGGGGGACTCCCCCATGCAGCTCTCAGGAGGCCACCCCGGCATGGGGGGAGACGGCCATAACCCAGTCAGTCATATGTAA
- the LOC129810643 gene encoding transcription factor E2-alpha-like isoform X10 has protein sequence MNEQQQQRMTAVGTQDKELNDLLDFSAMFAPPVANGKNRPTTLASSQFGGSALDERNGSGSWGPGEQNSPPFNQGRGYGDGSHYNEHEGLSSPFLSSGIGGKNERIPYSSFGGQPGFLPSDIAMPSPDAMSPSGLKSTSQFYPGSYPNNPRRRPPDGQLDTQPKKIRKPPGLPSSVYASSSGDEYTRDNGGYPGTKPGSVYPGSFYMQEGLHPSSDPWASSGPLGQSGYSAMLGNSPHIGQPGSFSAINPQDRMKRQPLPLSPQNYPLHGSEVNGSLPPGFHSGSGSYNHTPSINGADGIMANRGATAGSSGDEIGKALASIYPSDHNSNNFSSTPSTPVGSPQGIAGAASQWPRPSGQSALSPNYEGQLHALQNKMEDRLEEAIHVLRSHAVQGPPGLGGGAHSDMHSLLSAVSSAHNGGLGGLSQAFSNAGLALSNRHPAMGGNHHEEPTGLPPSSTLLHGHHASGPPQSTGQPDGFTSLPGSVARSTHSSSGSDIKREDKEDEENSSIADKSEDEKKETKRIRASPEDEDDEDLPPEVKVEREKERRVANNARERLRVRDINEAFKELGRMCQLHLSNDKPQTKLLILHQAVNVILNLEQQVRERNLNPKAACLKRREEEKVSGVVGDSPMQLSGGHPGMGGDGHNPVSHM, from the exons ctctGGATGAGCGCAATGGCTCTGGATCCTGGGGCCCAGGAGAACAGAACAGCCCCCCCTTCAACCAGGGAAGG GGCTACGGAGATGGCTCCCACTACAATGAGCACGAGGGCCTGTCATCCCCCTTCCTCAGCTCAGGAATCGGAG GTAAAAATGAGAGGATACCATACTCTTCCTTTGGTGGCCAG CCCGGCTTCCTACCCAGTGACATCGCCATGCCCAGTCCAGATGCCATGTCCCCCTCTGGGCTAAAGTCTACCTCTCAGTTCTACCCCGGATCGTACCCCAACAACCCCAGGAGGAGGCCTCCCGATGGCCAGCTAG acACCCAACCCAAGAAGATCCGCAAGCCCCCTGGCCTGCCGTCCTCG GTGTATGCCTCTTCCTCTGGGGATGAATATACACGTGACAACGGAGGATATCCTGGCACCAAACCTGGCTCTGTCTACCCAGGCTCTTTCTACATGCAAG aggGACTCCACCCCTCCTCTGACCCCTGGGCCTCCTCAGGACCTCTGGGTCAGTCTGGCTACTCTGCCATGCTGGGGAACTCCCCCCACATTGGCCAGCCAGGCTCCTTCTCTGCCATCAACCCACAGGACAGGATG AAGCGTCAAcccctacctctgtccccacAGAACTACCCTCTCCATGGCAGTGAGGTGAATGGCAGCCTCCCACCCGGCTTCCACTCTGGCTCTGGGAGCTACAACCACACGCCCTCCATTAACGGAGCAGACGGCATCATGG CCAACAGAGGCGCCACTGCAGGGAGCTCAGGGGATGAGATTGGGAAGGCTCTCGCATCG ATCTACCCCTCGGACCACAACAGTAACAACTTCTCCTCCACACCCTCCACCCCAGTGGGCTCGCCCCAGGGAATTGCAG GAGCTGCATCTCAATGGCCAAGACCTTCAGGGCAGTCTGCCCTGTCACCCAACTACGAAGGGCAACTGCACGCCCTG CAGAACAAAATGGAGGACCGTCTGGAAGAGGCCATCCACGTGCTGCGTAGCCACGCTGTCCAGGGCCCGCCCGGCTTGGGGGGAGGAGCCCACTCTGACATGCACAGCCTGCTGAGCGCTGTGTCCTCTGCACACAACGGTGGCCTGGGAGGCCTCTCTCAGGCCTTCTCCAACGCTGGCCTAGCCCTCAGCAACAGACACCCTGCCATG GGAGGAAACCATCACGAGGAGCCCACAGGCCTTCCTCCCAGCAGTACCCTGCTGCACGGTCACCACGCCTCCGGACCCCCTCAGTCCACTGGACAACCCGACGGCTTCACCA GTCTGCCAGGAAGCGTGGCCCGCTCCACACACTCGTCCAGTGGCTCGGACATCAAGAGAGAGGACAAGGAGGACGAAGAGAACTCCTCCATCGCTGACAAGTCTGAGGACGAGAAGAAGGAAACCAAACGCATCAGAGCAAG TCCAGAGGATGAGGATGACGAGGACCTTCCTCCTGAGGTAAAGGTAGAGCGTGAGAAAGAGCGGCGAGTGGCCAACAACGCCCGCGAGCGGCTGCGAGTGCGAGACATCAACGAGGCTTTCAAGGAGCTGGGCCGCATGTGCCAGCTGCACCTCAGCAACGACAAACCTCAGACCAAGCTGCTCATCCTGCATCAAGCCGTCAACGTCATTCTCAACCTGGAGCAGCAAGTCAGAG AACGCAACCTGAACCCTAAAGCAGCGTGTCTGAAGCGGCgggaggaggagaaggtgtcCGGGGTGGTGGGGGACTCCCCCATGCAGCTCTCAGGAGGCCACCCCGGCATGGGGGGAGACGGCCATAACCCAGTCAGTCATATGTAA